The DNA region GGCCGGACTCAACACCCCGGACACGCTCACCGCCGAGCACACCGGCGCCAGCGACGACGGCCGCCCCTGGCAGGTGATGTACGCCTACCCGACCTTGCACGGGTGGGAGATCTACGCCCACGCCAAGGAGTACACCGCCGGCCCTGACCTCGACCCGGCCACCGTTGACCGGCTCGCCGCGCTGGCGGTGGCCTGATGACCGCACCCACGATCAACGGCACCCGCTACCCGCAGCCCATCGAGAAGCTGTTGCCCGCCGCCCGCGCCCTAAATTTGCCGGACGGGCAGGAGTTCCCGTCGCGTAACCGGTTGATGCGGGAGTTCCGCATCGGTGCGCCGAAGGCCGATGAGCTGTTGGCCCGGCTCAAGTCCGAGCACGCCGAGCGGGCCCGCACCGATACCCTCCGCTCGGCGATGGCCGTCCGGGGTGCCCTACTGGCACCCGACACCGGCACCGGTAGCCCGGTGGTGCCTCGGTTGGACTACGCCGAGCCGATCGGCCCGGACCCGGCCCCGGTACCGGCCATGCCCGTGCACACGCCACTGCCCGCCGAGCCGCCGAAGATCGCACCCGCCGAGCCGGTCGCCGAGGCCACGCCGGTCGGTCACCCGGACGCACCCACCCCACCGGCCAGCGACAAGCCGGACCGTCCGGCGGTGGTCTGGCCGGTCATTCTGCTCGCGTTGCCGGCGTTCGTGGCTATCTGGTCCGGGTGGGTCGGACTCGGCGGACTCACCGGATTCGGGGTGGTGCACCCGCTACCCGGTATCGCCGACGGGTTCGCCATCAACACCGCCATCACGCTCCCGATCGGCGTCGAAACCTACGGCGCTTACGCCCTCTACGTATGGCTGTCCGGCCGGGTCCCGGACCGGGCGCGGCAGTTCGCGAAGTGGTCGGCCATCGCCTCACTGCTGGTCGGCGCGCTCGGCCAGGTGGCGTATCACCTGCTCGTCGCTGCCGGAGTGCAGATAGCTCCGTGGTGGATCACCACCGCCGTTGCCTGCCTGCCGGTGGCGGTGCTCGGCATGGGTGCCGCGCTGGCGCACCTCGTTCGCTCGCACGACTAGTTTCGCCCGGCGGCACAGCCCTTGGCCTAGGAACCGCGCTGTGCCGCCGGTCCCCCTGCTGATCCGTAGACCGTTGGAGGAACCCCCATCATGACTGCCCCCGATGACGACCGTTTCGACTGGCACGCCGCAGAAGCCGATCTGAACGCCACCGGGCCGGATGCCGAGGTGGTCGACCTGGACGCGGCCCGTTCCCGCCGCGCTGGTGTCGACCTCGGCGACGACGACACCGCCGAGGGTGGGCCGATGCTGGTCGACAGCATCGACGCGCAGCGTCGCCCGCGGTTCACTCTGGCCGGGTTCCGCGACGCGCAGCGTCGGCCGATCCTGCCCGGCTGGCTACGCTCCCGTACCGAGTTCGCCGGCAACCTGGCGTGGGCCACCGGGCTGGCCGCGCACGCCGCCGGCTACCACCTGCTTCGGGTGCCGAAGTACGTCGGCAAGCTGGCGTGGCGTGCGCCGGTCGGCGTCTACCGGGTCACCCGTGGCTACGTGCGGTGGTTGTTCGACCTGGAAGGCGAACCGGTTCGCCAATCCGTGGTCCGCGCCGCCATCGACCGTCCGGAAGAGGCCCGGCTGTATCAAACCCTTGCCCGGCAGCGGGATCGGCGGGTGCGGTGGCGTGGTCTGACCGCCGTTCCCACCGGGGCCGTGCTGCTGGTCGGCGTTGGTCTGCTCGTGACGGCGCCGGCCGCCACCGTGGTCGCCACCCTGGCGGGTGTGGTGGTGGTGTTCGGGGTGCTCGGCGCACCGGCTGACCGGCCGCTGCTCGACACGGCGGTGGTGCGCAGCCCGGTCACGCCGTTGACCTCGGATGAGGTCGTGCGTGCCTTGGCCGCGT from Micromonospora sp. NBC_01739 includes:
- a CDS encoding ABC transporter permease: MTAPTINGTRYPQPIEKLLPAARALNLPDGQEFPSRNRLMREFRIGAPKADELLARLKSEHAERARTDTLRSAMAVRGALLAPDTGTGSPVVPRLDYAEPIGPDPAPVPAMPVHTPLPAEPPKIAPAEPVAEATPVGHPDAPTPPASDKPDRPAVVWPVILLALPAFVAIWSGWVGLGGLTGFGVVHPLPGIADGFAINTAITLPIGVETYGAYALYVWLSGRVPDRARQFAKWSAIASLLVGALGQVAYHLLVAAGVQIAPWWITTAVACLPVAVLGMGAALAHLVRSHD